From the genome of Bactrocera oleae isolate idBacOlea1 chromosome 2, idBacOlea1, whole genome shotgun sequence, one region includes:
- the LOC106614335 gene encoding enhancer of split m8 protein — protein MAQQSKTQIYLKIKKPLLERQRRARINNCLETLKKLVAELQADEAVLRMDKAELLEQTLIFVRQQCRGKAQQQSAQVHTDLFRNGYMNAVNEVSRVMASTPGMSVQAGKSVMTHLGRSFNRLQQEQQQQQQQQPQHTTVQQQQQVSHRQTKTVTNMQPLRIECAPLSPASSGYHSDCESPIASPVAQQQHTAAESLWRPW, from the coding sequence atggcacaacaaagcaaaacacaaatttacttaaaaatcaaGAAACCGCTATTGGAACGTCAAAGACGTGCACGCATTAATAACTGTTTGGAGACATTAAAGAAACTTGTTGCTGAGTTACAAGCTGATGAAGCCGTACTACGCATGGATAAAGCCGAGTTACTCGAGCAAACACTTATTTTCGTTCGCCAACAGTGCCGCGGTAAggcacaacaacaaagcgcacAAGTGCACACCGATTTATTTCGTAATGGCTATATGAATGCAGTTAATGAGGTGTCACGTGTGATGGCCTCAACACCTGGCATGAGCGTGCAAGCGGGCAAATCTGTAATGACACATTTGGGTCGCAGTTTTAATCGCCTACAAcaggagcagcagcagcagcaacaacaacagccacaacATACAACagttcaacagcagcaacaagtaTCACATCGGCAAACAAAAACAGTTACAAATATGCAACCACTACGCATTGAGTGCGCACCACTGAGTCCCGCTTCTTCCGGCTATCATAGTGACTGTGAAAGTCCCATTGCGTCACCTGTTGCACAGCAGCAGCACACAGCTGCAGAGAGTTTGTGGCGACCTTGGTAA
- the E(spl)m7-HLH gene encoding enhancer of split m7 protein produces MATSAYELSKTYRYRKVMKPLLERKRRARINQCLDELKDLMAECVQQQSGDPEMKLEKADILELTVEHLRKMRQQQTTAKRSDEGARQSFRSGYIKAAHEISRCLATLPNVDVQLGTQLMTQLGLRLNQLESQYQEVRTAVNQPLNVICGAATSTASVASSMYSPVSSGYASDNESTTSSQTAASSSGLLQVSSTSVWRPW; encoded by the coding sequence ATGGCAACCAGCGCTTATGAATTATCAAAGACTTATCGTTATCGCAAAGTGATGAAACCGCTATTGGAGCGTAAACGTCGTGCGCGCATCAATCAATGCCTTGACGAGCTCAAAGATCTAATGGCTGAATGTGTGCAACAACAAAGTGGCGATCCGGAGATGAAATTGGAGAAGGCCGACATTCTCGAATTGACTGTTGAACATTTACGTAAAATGCGTCAGCAACAAACAACAGCCAAGCGCAGCGATGAAGGTGCACGTCAGAGTTTCCGTTCCGGTTACATTAAGGCGGCACATGAAATCTCACGTTGTCTCGCCACACTACCGAATGTGGATGTCCAATTGGGCACACAGTTGATGACACAACTCGGTTTGCGTTTGAATCAATTGGAGTCACAGTATCAGGAGGTGCGCACCGCTGTCAATCAGCCATTGAACGTAATTTGCGGTGCAGCTACATCAACCGCCAGCGTCGCCTCCAGCATGTACAGTCCGGTTTCCAGCGGTTATGCTAGTGACAATGAATCGACTACCTCCAGCCAAACGGCAGCCAGCAGCAGCGGTCTATTGCAAGTCTCCTCAACAAGTGTCTGGCGTCCTTGGTAG